From Mucilaginibacter gotjawali:
TCTTCATCAGCGGGTCATCAGCTTTAGCAGGCGCCTGTGCGTAGGCCGTTGAAAAAGCCATCCCGGTAGCGAGGCCCGAAAAGATCAAGGTCGAAAGTGTTTTAAATGTTAACATAAGTTTTATTGATTATAGATTTTCCCATCCTTCATCACGAAGGAAACGTTCTTCATTGTTTTAATATCTGTAAGCGGGTCACCTTCAACAGCGATAATATCTGCCAGTTTACCTTTGGTGATGCTGCCTGTTTTATCGCTGATGTCCAGCAGGTCGGCGGCGCTGGTAGTAGCAGCTTTTATAGCGTCCATTGGCGGCATCCCGGCATCAACCATATAACCAAACTCCAGATAGTTTTTACCATGAGCAAAAACCCCGGCGTCGGTGCCAAAAGCAATTTTAACCCCCGATTTGTATGCCCTGGCAAAGGTTTGCTGCATGCGCGTGCCCACTGCTATGGCTTTGCGCGCGATAACCGGCGGAAAAAAGCCCGGGATCCTGGCCGAATCGGACACAGATTTACCGGCAATAATAGTTGGCACCAGGTAAGTGCCGTATTTTACGGCCAGTGCCATATCTTCATCATTCATAAAAGTGCCATGCTCTATTGATGTTACACCACCTAATATCGCCCTGCGGATACCTTCCGCGCCGTGGGCATGGCAGGCAACCCGCAGTCCGTAGTCTTTTGCAGTTTCAACAACTGCTTTAATTTCATCAATCGTAAACTCGGCGCCTGAGCCGTTTTCGCTCAGGTCCAGTACGCCGCCTGTGGATGCTATTTTTATAACATCCGAGCCGCGTTTGATTTGCAGGCGAACCGCTTTTATCAGTTCATCCCTTCCATCCGCTACACCATCATCCGGGCCCATTTTATGGTTAAAAGCATCATCCCTGAAACCGACCGAGCCATCCATATGGCCGCCGCTGGCGGAGATGGCCCTGCCTGCGGTAACGATCCGTGGCCCTTCGGTTAAGCCATGGTTGATGGCATTGCGTAAGCTGATATTTACCCCGATGCCGCCAAGATCGCGCACGGTAGTAAAGCCGGCCAACAGCGTTTTTTTGGCGTTAACGGCTGCACGATAGGCAATATCTGCATCAGTTAAAGTAAAACCCTCTAAAAGTGTGTTTTTGCTGAACTGATCCTCGAGGTGAACGTGGCAATCGATCAGGCCGGGCATTACAGTTTTATCTTTCAGGGATACTACCTTATCACCGGCGTCGCCGTTAAAATATCCGGCTTTTATATCGATGATGGTATTGCCTTCAACAATGATGGTTACGCCTTTTTGTTCGGTATTTGATATACCATCAATAAGCCGCCCGCATTGGATATAGGTTTTTTGTGCGAAAGCTGAACAGGAAAAAAATAATAGAAAAGTAAAGTAAAGTTTCTTTACCATAAATTGTGCGTTAAGAGGTCAGTTTAATGAAAGCTAAATTAGAATGTTTTTATCAATAAAACTAAGACGGTAAAGAAACCCGGTTTGTTACACTAAGTTGTTGTGTTTTTTTATAAATGCACTGTTTTATTTTGCCTTTTTAACCTGGTCAAAAAAATATTTATACACTAATAGCGAAGCCCGTTGATTGCAGTGTCTGTGTGTTAATATTTATGCAGAACCCTCCCGGAAGGGTCAAAAAACGTCCGCCATCATGCACCAACCGTACGAAAACGAACACTTTCGTAGCTTATAAAAAACAACAATTAACTGAAAATCAAATATTTAAATTTAAGGTATCAATATTGGCATAGTGGTGCAAAAACACAACAATGATGTGCACCGATATAAAATTAGCTGAAATGTGGGAAGGCTGCTTGAAAAACGACCGTAAGCAACAGGAGTTACTATACAAAACCTTAGCGCCACGGATGCTGGCCGTTTGCATGCGCTATGCCCATGATAAAGATGAGGCCCAGGATATTTTACAGGAAGGTTTTATTAAAATGTTTAACAACGCGCATAAATACCGCGGTGAAGGGAACCTGGAAGGATGGATTCGCCGTATTATGGTGCATTGTGCCATATCGCGCTACCGCAAACAAAAGCCAATGGTTTTGGTAGATGATTTTACGGAAGATAACTATGCGTTCAGTAACGGTTACAATGCGCACGGTTTGGAGGTTAAGGACCTGCTGAAAATGATACAAAAGTTGCCGCAAACCTACCGTTCTGTATTCAACCTCTACGCTATTGAAGGATATTCGCACCAGGAGATCGGAAATAAACTGGGTATCACTGAGCTTTTATCCCGTACTAACCTTTGCCGCGCCCGTGCCATTTTAAAGGATATGGTAAACAAATTGACAACCAGCGAGATGCATTACCTTGCGTGTTAACGCAATAATATTGAGCAGTAAGCAGCCGGTCATGCTTTTCTGCTTTGATTCAGGATGATACCATCGTTCATCATCGGCGCCCGCCAGAGGGTATTGCCGCTATCAGCGGAGCTCCATTCTTCACTTTTTCAATTTATCGTCTTTATAAATTGTGCCGCTTGTCATTTGAGTAAATGATATTGATCATATTTTGTGCCTTTATCAAACCTGATTTTTGTAACTTCAAAAACAAATTTGAAAAAATGAAGAAAATTCTTATTTCAGGATTAATAGCGGGTGTTATTTTATTTATCGTCAGCTATGGTGGCCTGTTCCTCGCGATCAGGTTTTTCCCAACCCTGTTTATTGAATATAACGGCCCGCTGTTTAACTCCGATGGCAGCAGGGACGTACTTTTTTACATGCACGCCTTTATTATCAGCTTAGCCCTCTCCTGGTTTTGGGATAGGTTTAAATCACTTTTTAAAGGCCACTCTATATTAAGAGGTTTGGAATTCGGTTTTGTTTATGCTATCATCGCGCTGTTGCCAATAATGTGGATTTCCTTCAGCGCTTTGGATATTACGCTGCCCATCGTCATCAGTTGGTTCTTGTACGGTTTTGTACAAGCAGTCATCGCCGGAGTTGTATTTGCAAAAATTAATCCCTGAAAGTTTAAGGCAATGTTGTTCAAAAACGTTACATGGTATTTTTTGATGCTCATTACGCTCACCAGTTTTATTTCCCGGGGCTCCAGGAACCTTTCGCCCCAAATAAAAAAATGGGTGGTCAGCGAAAATAGCAAGCTCAGGGTTAACGGCAGTACCAATATCAATACATTTATTTGTGAGATCCCATCGTACGATCAAATCGATACCATCACTGTAAACAAAACTAATAAGGATGTTTTATTATCCGGCACCATCAACCTCAATGTTAAAAGTTTTGATTGTCATAATGTGATCATGACCCACGATCTGCGTAAAACATTAAAGCAGGACCAATATCCTGTGCTTCATATCAGCTTTTTAACATTAAACAAACTTCCCGATCTTACAGCAAAACCGGAGCCCGTAACCGGCTGGGTGTTTATTGAAATAGCCGGCGTTCGCAAACGCTTTGAAGTTAATTACCAGATTAGCCAGGATGGCCAAAAAATAATTCATTTACTGGGAACTCGGGATGTTAATTTCTCTGATTTTAATTTAGTACCGCCCCGCAAATTGGGAGGCATGATTAAAACGAGTGATAAACTAAGTGTTGATTTTCATTTGAAAATGAAAAGTATGGACTGATACAGCAATACACACATTTTCCGCTGATTGATTTTTTTGTGACGCCCGTCACGCCATTGTCACCTCTGAAATTTTTTTGCAAAAAACAACCCCTTTTTTTAAGAATTATACAATAGAATTTTTTCAAAAGAAAATATTTTGAGCAAATTCTGTAGTAAAAATTAAATACCCCAAAAAAAACCATTATAAAAATCATAAAAATACCTTCTTTTTTTTAGGTTTTTTTTCCACCCCAACAGTTAAACGTCTTGTTTTTTGCAGAAATTATCCATGAATAGGATATTTTGTTAAAAGAATGACAATGATCACTTTTATAACTAACCTCTATCATTCGGCCGGTCGGCAATTACCCACACATTTGCTTTGAAATTAAAACATAAGAAAAAATGAAAAATTTTAAGACACAAGTTTTATCGATCACTACAGCGATAGCACTAGCCATATTTTTTGTACTGCCGCAGAGTTTAAAAGCGCAGGCCAATTATAAGGCATCGCCGGGCAAAGACGTATCTATAAAAGTACTGGGCAGTTCCAACATACATGAATGGAACATGACCGCAACCGGCATTGAAAGCCAGGGACAATTTAAATTTGAGGGCGGCCAGCTGCAAGCGCTTACTTCTTTCGGTTTAGTGGCAGAAGCAAAAAGCTTAAAAAGCGAATCAACCTCAATGGATGGCCGTTGTTATAAAACCATCAAAGCCGATCAATATCCAAAGATCACTTTTAAACTTAGCTCTGCCACAGTTACAGCCGTGCAGAAAAACAAGTACACCATCAAGGCATCAGGCGAGCTGACCATTTCAGGCTCAACACAACCTGTAGTGTTAACCGTTACAGCGGTGGTTAACCCCGATAATACCATCACCTGCACAGGTGCACAAAAAATTAAATTGACAGATTACAAAATTGACCCCCCAACCTTTTTGCTGGGCGCCATGAAAGTATACAACGACCTTACAATTCAATATAATATCACTTACAAAGCGATCTAAATTTTCACAAACCATTTAATAAAAAAACAACATGAAAACAAATTTATTTAAAATACTCGGTTCACTAGCCGTTGCCAGTTTGAGCCTTGTACCATTCGGTGTTAAAGCACAAGAAATTCAGTTCTATCGTCCAAACGGCCAGCAAGGTGTTAATGTATTTGAAACCAGCAAGGCTGATACAGTACCGTTCAAAGGGGTACACGTAAAAGTGGGCGGTAACTTCGAATTAACTTTCCAGGCATTGGGTCAATCAAATACCGCCGTTGCGGTACCACTTAGCAGTACCAATCCAGCTAATTCTACAAGCCTTATCGCGCTTACCCATGGATTTACCCTGCCAATGGCTAACCTTAACATAGATGTTCAGTTGGCTGATGGTATCCGCATGAACCTTACGCAATACCTTGCTGCAAGGCACCACGAAGACACCTGGGTTAAAGGCGGATACATTCAGTTTGATAAACTACCATTCCTTCATAGCGCTGTTATTGATGATATCATGAAAAGTGTAACCATCAAAATCGGTCAGAATGACGTTGATTACGGCGATCAGCACTACCGCAGAACTGACGGTGGCAACACTATCTACAATCCATTTGTTGAAAACTATATCATGGACGAATTCTCTACCGAGCTCGGTGCACAATTCTACTACTTTAACAAAACAGGATTTTTTGCAATGTTTGGCATAACTGATGGGTTATTGAATGAAACTGTGGTTCAAAGCACTAAAGTTGATGCTTTAACTGGCAAACCACTTAAATACGACCCTGCCATCCTTGCTAAATTAGGATTTGACAAACAGGTAAATAAAGATTTCAGATTCAGGTTAACCGGATCAATCTATACTGTAAGCAGTACCTACAGCAACACATTATTAAGCGGCGACCGTACAGGTTCACATTACTATAACCTGATGGAAAACCAGGCAGTAGCAAACGCCACTACCTTAAACGATGCTGTTGACTACAGCTTTACTTCAGGAAGATTTAACCCCGGCTTTAGCAACGAACTACACGCTGCAATGGGTAACTTGTTTTTGAAATACAAAGGCTTAGAATTTTTTGGTACTGCTGAAAATATTACCGGCAGAGGCGCTGCAGAATTACATAAACGCTGGGCTACCCAATATGCTGGCGACGTGATCTACAGGTTCCCTGAAAATACCGAAAACTTTTGGTTAGGCGTTCGTTACAACACTGTAACAGGCGACGTTTTGAACATAGGAGACGTAACCACTAACCGTACAGCAGGTTCATTCGGCTGGTTTTTAACAAAACACGTGATGATGAAAGCTGAATACGTAAGCCAGGAATACAAGAATTACCCAACTACCAGCATCCTTAATGGTGGCAAGTTCCATGGCGTAATGCTTGAAGCTTCAATCGGTTTCTAATTGTTTTTTTCATAATTGTTGATCATAGCAAAGCCCCTCCGGTGTTAAACCCGGGGGGCTTGCTTTTTTTATAGGGGTTCGGCATAAGAATTAGCATACAATGCTGAATGCCCCATAGGGGCTTCCCCTTTGTAGGATGATGTTCAAAACGTTATTTAGCCACGTCAGTGGCTACCCAATTCGCGAAGGGTAGCCACTGACGTGGCAATTATCCCCGGGATTTGGTTTCTACAAAGCGGTAGTCCGCCTGCGGCGGAGCATTTTGACGGTGGGCAAATTCATTTACGAACTCACGTTAGTTTATAGGCTTTGCAGCGAAACTCAAATCGCGGCTCTCTTTTCCCTGGGCGCTGATAAATAAAAATGCCATAGCAGCATGGTGGCAATAGTCCGGTAGGGCTGCCAGTTAGCGGCAATTTCCAGCAACTGCTCTTTGGTTGTTTCGGCAGGCAATTTTTTTACCCGCTTCATGGCGTTTACCGCGGCCAGGTCGCCAATGGGGAATACATCAGGGTGTTGCAAAACAAACATCAGGTAAACATCGGCCGTCCAGTTGCCGATACCTTTTAAGGCGACCAGTTTTGCCCTCACCTGATCGTCGGGCATGTCTTCCAGTTCGGTTAAATTTAGTTGGCCGCTTAACAAGGCTTCGGCCAGGTATTTCAGGTAGCCTGATTTCTGCCGGCTTACATAGCAGGCGCGCATTTCTTCGTCGGTTAATAACAGTAGTCTTGCGGGAGTTAATACCTGCAGCCGCTCTTTTAATTTATTTAAAGCAGATAATGCAGAGGCCAGCGAAACCTGCTGCTCCAAAATAATATGCACCAGGGTTTCAAACGTATTGGGCCGCGACCAGAAGGGCGGGTAACCGTGGGTTTGGATGATGGCGGCTAAATCGGCATCTGTTGATGCGAGTTCGTCGCAGATGGAATGATAATTGGAAGAATTAAAGCGATGAATCATTCTGAGCGGTTTTGACTTTTTTGAATTTTTCCTTTACATCCTTTAAAATATTCCTTTTGACCATTAATTTCTTATTTATAAAATAAGCTTGCTTATAAATTGGCTGAAGTGTTATGATGTAATTTGCATTTACACTATCTCTAACTATAAATTTAAATGGTTCGTAGTACACAGGAAAAAAAACAAGCGTGTCATTCTTTGATACCTGAAGGTCTATCTTCCAAAAATAATTATCTACTACACTTTGTGATGCTATCTTGGTTTTATTGTACAAATGGTTATCCACACTTTGAAAAGGTATCCTGCCACCGAAAGCATTCCTGATCAAAAACATTGACTCGTTTGATTTGGTTGGTGTTTTTAAAATTTTTAGAACCCTTGATGTGTCTGCATAGTTATTCCCACAACTATTGAGGACGATTTGGTTTTTATCAAGCTGCCATGTGCCAGCTGTAAAAAAATGAGTGGAATCATTGCCTGAGGGCGTCATTAGCCAACTTAATGGATTTAAATTTTCATAAAAAAAAGAATGATCTGATTTAATGATAATTATATTGAAATTTGACCCTTTTGCCCGGTAAGTTCCAATTAATCCTTTTTTCGTTACCTTACAGGAAACACTTAGCAGGAGTAAAAGGAAGGCCAGGTGTTTAGTTTTCATAATTTCCATTTAAACGTACTAATTTTTTTAGGATTTAGCATTTACTTTTCGGAATTTTACGATATGAATAACCTGCCCCCATTAGCCGAACGCATGCGCCCCAAAAACCTGGATGATTATGTGGGGCAGAAACATCTGGTGGGCCAGGGCGCCGTATTGCGTAAGGCCATTGAGTCGGGCAATTTGCCGTCCATGCTATTTTGGGGGCCGCCGGGCGTAGGTAAAACCACGCTGGCCTATATCATTTCACAGCAGTTGGACAGGCCGTTCTTTTCCTTAAGCGCCATTAATTCGGGCGTGAAGGATGTGCGCGAGGTGATTGAGAAAGCAGCCGTCCTGAAGGCCGAAGGGCAGAATTTGCCCATCCTTTTTATTGATGAAATTCATCGTTTCTCCAAATCGCAGCAGGATTCGTTACTGGGCGCGGTGGAGCGGGGCATAGTTACGCTGATGGGCGCAACTACTGAGAATCCTTCCTTTGAAGTGATTTCGGCGTTATTGTCACGCTGCCAGGTGTATATCCTGCAGCCTTTAAATGAGGACGACCTGGTAAGCCTGCTGCAAAAAGCGCAGAAAGAAGATGAGGTGATCCGAAAAAAAAATATCACTATCAAAGAAAATGAAGCCTTGCTGCGCCTATCCGGCGGGGACGCCCGTAAGCTGCTCAATATTTTTGAGCTGCTGGTAAATGCCTTCGACAGTAAAAAAATAACCATCACCAACGATGCCGTACTTAAACATGTGCAGCAAAATATGGCGCTGTATGATAAAGCCGGCGAACAGCATTATGATATTATTTCGGCCTTTATCAAATCCATGCGCGGCAGCGACCCTAACGGCGCGGTTTACTGGCTGGCCAGGATGATCACCGGCGGCGAGGACCCTTTATTTATTGCCCGGCGGATGCTGATCCTGGCATCCGAAGATATTGGCAACGCCAATCCCAATGCGCTGCTGCTGGCCCAAAGCTGCTTTAACGCCGTAAATGTGATAGGCATGCCCGAATCGCAGCTGATCTTATCGCAAACGGCCATTTACCTCGCAACCTCAGCAAAAAGCAACTCAGCCACTACGGCCATTGGCGCCGCGATGGAACTGGTGCGCCAAACCGGCGACCTGCCCGTACCACTGCACCTGCGCAACGCGCCAACCAAACTGATGAAAAACCTGGGCTACGGCAAAGATTATAAATATGCACATAGCTACGAAGGCAACTTTGCCGACCTTGACTTTCTGCCTGCCGAAATAAAGGGCGCAAAAATCTATAATCCGGGTAACAATGCCCGCGAAAATGAATCAAAAGAGAAATTAAAAAAACTTTGGGGCGACAGGTATAAATATTAAATCCTGGCCCGCCCCCGCGGAAAACAACATGAAGGTTACCTGTCTGACCCATAGGGGCCAGATATTGGTAGAAGACAATAACAGCTATTTATACCGTGCAGCAGGTACGGAACCTATACGCAATGCAATAGCGCTAATGCTGCTCCGATTGTTGCGTACCGATGGCACGCTTTTCGTTTATTGTCTATTTTCTACCAATATTTTGCACCTGACGGCGCAAAGAAGCGCTTATAAAGTGGGGTCACTTTGCGCAGCGGGCCGTTAAGTGATTAAATTGTACACGAATAGCCGCATCCTGCGTTCTTTATCTGAATGAGCCGATACCTTACTTATTTTCACTATAATTACCCTATACTAAATTTACAATGATATCAACTTTTCTCAGGCACGAGTTAAAAGCTTTCTGGCGGTCGAAAAACACAGGCAAAAGCATTGCTATCCGCATTGTAATGGCCCTGCTGATCCTTTATCTGCTACTTTGTGTATTGGCGATAGGCTTTTTTATGAATGGGGTTTTAGAAAAAGCCTATCCCCACGAAGATGAAGTGATTGCTTTTTGCGGCATTATTTTGTTGTATTATTTGATGGACCTGTTTATGCGCCTGCAGTTGCAGGAATTACCTACCCTGCGCGTGCAACCCTATTTACAACTCCCTGTAAAACGAGATGCGCTGGTGCGTTACCTGGCATTTACCGCTTTGCTTTCGGTGTTTAATATCTGGCCTTTTATCCTTTTTGTGCCATTTATCCTTAAGATTATTGCGCCAGATTCAGGCGCTGTGGTGGCGTTTGCGTTTATCG
This genomic window contains:
- a CDS encoding replication-associated recombination protein A, with product MNNLPPLAERMRPKNLDDYVGQKHLVGQGAVLRKAIESGNLPSMLFWGPPGVGKTTLAYIISQQLDRPFFSLSAINSGVKDVREVIEKAAVLKAEGQNLPILFIDEIHRFSKSQQDSLLGAVERGIVTLMGATTENPSFEVISALLSRCQVYILQPLNEDDLVSLLQKAQKEDEVIRKKNITIKENEALLRLSGGDARKLLNIFELLVNAFDSKKITITNDAVLKHVQQNMALYDKAGEQHYDIISAFIKSMRGSDPNGAVYWLARMITGGEDPLFIARRMLILASEDIGNANPNALLLAQSCFNAVNVIGMPESQLILSQTAIYLATSAKSNSATTAIGAAMELVRQTGDLPVPLHLRNAPTKLMKNLGYGKDYKYAHSYEGNFADLDFLPAEIKGAKIYNPGNNARENESKEKLKKLWGDRYKY
- a CDS encoding RNA polymerase sigma factor, with product MWEGCLKNDRKQQELLYKTLAPRMLAVCMRYAHDKDEAQDILQEGFIKMFNNAHKYRGEGNLEGWIRRIMVHCAISRYRKQKPMVLVDDFTEDNYAFSNGYNAHGLEVKDLLKMIQKLPQTYRSVFNLYAIEGYSHQEIGNKLGITELLSRTNLCRARAILKDMVNKLTTSEMHYLAC
- a CDS encoding YceI family protein translates to MKNFKTQVLSITTAIALAIFFVLPQSLKAQANYKASPGKDVSIKVLGSSNIHEWNMTATGIESQGQFKFEGGQLQALTSFGLVAEAKSLKSESTSMDGRCYKTIKADQYPKITFKLSSATVTAVQKNKYTIKASGELTISGSTQPVVLTVTAVVNPDNTITCTGAQKIKLTDYKIDPPTFLLGAMKVYNDLTIQYNITYKAI
- a CDS encoding metal-dependent hydrolase family protein encodes the protein MVKKLYFTFLLFFSCSAFAQKTYIQCGRLIDGISNTEQKGVTIIVEGNTIIDIKAGYFNGDAGDKVVSLKDKTVMPGLIDCHVHLEDQFSKNTLLEGFTLTDADIAYRAAVNAKKTLLAGFTTVRDLGGIGVNISLRNAINHGLTEGPRIVTAGRAISASGGHMDGSVGFRDDAFNHKMGPDDGVADGRDELIKAVRLQIKRGSDVIKIASTGGVLDLSENGSGAEFTIDEIKAVVETAKDYGLRVACHAHGAEGIRRAILGGVTSIEHGTFMNDEDMALAVKYGTYLVPTIIAGKSVSDSARIPGFFPPVIARKAIAVGTRMQQTFARAYKSGVKIAFGTDAGVFAHGKNYLEFGYMVDAGMPPMDAIKAATTSAADLLDISDKTGSITKGKLADIIAVEGDPLTDIKTMKNVSFVMKDGKIYNQ
- a CDS encoding YceI family protein is translated as MLFKNVTWYFLMLITLTSFISRGSRNLSPQIKKWVVSENSKLRVNGSTNINTFICEIPSYDQIDTITVNKTNKDVLLSGTINLNVKSFDCHNVIMTHDLRKTLKQDQYPVLHISFLTLNKLPDLTAKPEPVTGWVFIEIAGVRKRFEVNYQISQDGQKIIHLLGTRDVNFSDFNLVPPRKLGGMIKTSDKLSVDFHLKMKSMD
- a CDS encoding DNA-3-methyladenine glycosylase family protein encodes the protein MIHRFNSSNYHSICDELASTDADLAAIIQTHGYPPFWSRPNTFETLVHIILEQQVSLASALSALNKLKERLQVLTPARLLLLTDEEMRACYVSRQKSGYLKYLAEALLSGQLNLTELEDMPDDQVRAKLVALKGIGNWTADVYLMFVLQHPDVFPIGDLAAVNAMKRVKKLPAETTKEQLLEIAANWQPYRTIATMLLWHFYLSAPREKRAAI